The DNA sequence GCCGCCCAGCCGCCGATCACCACCAGCTCCGGGTCGAGGGCCAGCACCAGCGCCGCCACGTCGTGGACCAGCCGGTGGATGAAGCGGTCCATGGCTGCGAGCGCCCGTTGGTCGCCCTCGCGGGCCTGGGCGAAGACCGCGGCGACCGCCTGCTCGTCCAGCGGGTGCAGCGGCTCGTCCGTGGTGGACAGCAGCGTCTCCGGGGTCGCCTCCCGGCCCAGCAGGTGCAGCGCCCCGATCTCACCGGCCGCCCCGCCGTACCCCCGGTGCAGCCGCCCGCCGATCAGTGACCCGGCGCCCGGGCTCAGCCCGGCCAGCACGAACACCACGTCGTCGGTCTCCCTGGCGGCGCCCTTCCAGTGCTCGGCCACCACGGCCGCGTTGGCGTCGTTCTCCACCAGCACCGGGCACTTGAAGGACCGGCCCAGCCGCTCACCGAGGCCGAGCCCCGTCCAGCCGGGCAGCGCCGTGCCCAGCCGCACCGTGCCGTCCGCCTCGACGATCCCCGGCGTGCCCACGCCCACGGCGCGCAACGAGCCGCGCGGCACACCGGCCGTGTCCAGCAACTCACCTATGGCCGCGTCCAGCCGCTCCAGCCGCTCGTCGGCGTCGACCCTCTCGTCGACGTCCCCGGCCCGGGCGCCGATCACCCGGCCGTCCAGGTCGGCCAGCAGCGCCGCCACCCGGTGCACACCGATCTCCAGGCCCAGCAGATGCCCGGCCTCCGCCCGGAACCGGAACCGCCGCGCGGGCCTGCCCTGGCGGCGCGCGGCACCCTCCTCGGCCGCCGTCTCCACGACGAGGCCCGCCTCGATGAGGCCCTCCACGACGCCCTCGACGGTCGGCCGGGACAGCCCGGTCACCCGGGTGACCTCGGTCAGCGTCGCGCAGTCCGTCGCCCGCAACGCGTGCAGCACCACCGCGGAGTTGATCCTTCGCAGCAGCGAGGGGTCCCCGCCGGTCAGCCGAGCCACCGTCCGTCCTCCCCGCTCGTGCGCGTGTTGGGCGGATCGTACTCGGCACGGCCGACACCGGCGACCTCCGGGCCCGGGCACCCCGGGGACGGCCCGCGCACGCGGCTCACCCCGGCGCCACGAAGCCCGACTCGTAGGCCGCGATCACCGCCTGCGTCCGGTCCCGCGCCCCGAGCTTCGCCAGGACGGCACTCACGTGCGACTTCACGGTCTCCGTCCCGACCACCAGCCGGGCCGCGATCTCCGCGTTGGTCAGACCCCGCGCCATCAGCCGCAGCACCTCCCCCTCGCGCTCCGTCAGCCGTGCCCGCTCCAGCAGGTCGCGCGCGGCCCGGTCGCCGTCGCCGTACTCGGCCGCGAGCCGGCGCACCGAGGCGGGGAACAGCAGAGACTCGCCCTCGGCGACCAGCCGTACCGCGTGCACGATCTCCGCGGGCCGCGCCCGCTTCAGCAGGAACCCGTCGGCGCCCGCGCGCAGCGCCCCGTAGACGTACTCGTCGTTCTCGAAGGTCGTCACGACGAGGATCTTCGGCGGCGCGTCGACCGTCCGCAGCAGCGCGCGCGTGGCCTCGATGCCGTCCAGCAGCGGCATGCGCACGTCCATGGCGACCACGTCCGGCCGCAGTCGCCGCACCAGCGGGATGACCGCCGCCCCGTCGGCGGCCTCCCCGACGACCTCGATGTCCGGCTGCGCCTCCAACACGGCCCGCAGACCCGCGCGTACGAGGGGTTCGTCGTCGACGAGCAGAACGGTCACCGGCATCCCGCCAGCGTAGATCAGCGCACCGGCAGCTCGACGCGCACCCGCCAGTCGCCCTCGCCGTCGGGCCCGGTGCGCGCCCGCCCGCCGAGCAGGGCGGCGCGCTCGCGGATGCCGCGCAGCCCGCTGCCGCGCACCGGACCGGGCGCCACCCGCGCCAGCGGGTTGCGGATCTCCAGCAGCAGCGTGCCGTCGGCGACGTGGATCCGGACCCGCACGGGGACCGCCCCCGCGTGCCGCAGGGCGTTGGTGAGCGACTCCTGGAGGATGCGGTAACCCTCGCGGGAGACCGGACCGGGCACGGTGTCCAGGGGGCCGGTCACCTCGGCGTCGACCCTCGCCCCGGAGGCGCGGGCGGACTCCAGCAGCCGTCCGGCGTCCACGAGCGCCGGCCGGCCGCTCACGGGCTTCTCGGGCTCGCGCAGAAGGCCGAGGACCCGCTCCAGGTCCTCCAGCGCGGCCCGTCCGGTCTCCTCGATGGCCTGCAGCGCCCGGTCGGTGAAGGCGGGGTCGGCCGCCGCCCGCGCGGCGCCCGCCTGCACCACGGCGACGGTGAGCGCGTGGCCGATCGAGTCGTGCAGTTCGTGGGCGATGCGGCTGCGTTCCAGGAGCCGGTCGGTGCGGGCCTCCAGCGCGGCCAGACGCGCGGCGGGGGAGGGGCCGAGCAACTGCCGGGCCAGGGCGGTGATCAGCGATCCCGCCCCGACGACCACCGCGCCGAGGACGAGCAGCGGAACGGGCACCAGCAGCGCGTGCCACCAGTGCCGCCCGGGAACCTGCACGAACGTCGAGGGGTCGGCCGTACCGCCCCGGGCCGTGTTCGCCAGGTCCACGGCGAGCATGGGCAGATGGACGGTCAGGAAGGAGACCGCGCCCCCGAGGAACAGCCGGCACTCCAGCCACACCACGGTCCGCCCGCGGTCGGCCCAGCCGGCGGACGGTGCCGGGACGATCTCCGCGTCCCGCGCGTCGTACCGGCGCCCGAAGAGCAGTCCGGTGGCCTGCACGCCCTCCACCGTGCGCATCGCCGGCACCAGACCGACGAGCGCGAGCAGCACCGCGGCCAGGTACATGCGCGTGTTGTCGATGAGGTACCACATGGCCGGCCACACGACGGCGATGAAGAGATGCAGCCACCGCGTGTACGTCACCGCCCGCCCGAACGGGCCCGGGATGCGGACCATGGCGCCATCGTGCCAGGGCGCGCCGACGGCCCGCCTCCCCCGCGCGGGGGAGGCGATCTCCACGCCCGGGGGAGGCCCCGGCACCGGTCCGGCGGCCACGCTGGACCACATGACCAGCATCGACGTCCAGGACCTCACCAAGGAGTACGGCACCCGGCGGGCCGTCGACCACCTCACCTTCCGCGTCCACCCCGGCCGGGTCACCGGCTTCCTCGGCCCCAACGGCGCCGGAAAGTCCACCACCATGCGCCTGGTGCTCGGCCTCGACCACCCGACGTCCGGCACCGCCACCGTCGGCGGACACGCCTACGCCACCCTCGCCGAACCCCTGCGCCGGGTCGGGGCCCTGCTCGACGCGCAGGCCGCGCACGGCTCCCGCACCGGCCGCGACCACCTGCGGGTGCTGGCCGCGAGCAACCGCATACCCGACCGCCGGGTCGACGAGGTGCTGGAGGAGACCGGCCTGACAGCGGTGGCGCGCCGCCGCGTGCGGACGTACTCCCTGGGCATGCGTCAGCGGCTGGGCATCGCCGCCGCCCTGCTGGGCGATCCGGCCGTCGTCGTGCTCGACGAGCCCTCCAACGGGCTCGACCCCGAAGGCATCGTGTGGATCCGCACCCTGCTGCGGCGGCTCGCGGACGAGGGGCGCACCGTCCTGGTCTCCAGTCATCTGATGAACGAGACGGCCGCCTTCGCCGACCACCTCGTCGTGCTCGGCCGGGGCCGGCTGCTGGCCGACACCCCGGTGCGGGAGTTCATCGACACGCGTGTGCGGCCCGCCGTCCGCGTCCGCACCCCGGACCCCGCCGCCCTCAGGACCGTCCTCGCCCGGCACGGACACGAGGCGGTGGAACACCCGGACGGGCACTGGACCGTACCGGACGCGCGGGTGGACGACATCGGACGCCTCGCGTCCGCCGCGGGGGTGCCGATCCTCGAACTCGCCGCGGACGAGGGCACCCTGGAGCAGGCCTATCTGGACCTGACCGCCGCCGAGACCGAGTTCACCGCCCAGCGCCAGGAGGCCTGACCATGCAGTTCGCACCCGTACTCCGGTCCGAGTGGCTGAAGATCCGCACGATGCGCCCGCTCCTCGGGGCCCTCCTGGCGCTGTTCGCGGCGACCACGGCGTTCTCCGCGCTCGCCGGGGTGTCGGACACCTCGGACCCCGGCTTCGACCCGCTGTTCACCAGCTTCTCCGGCGTCCTGCCGGGCCAGATCGCCGCCATCTCCTTCGGCGCCGTGGCCGTGTCGTCGGAGTTCCACAACGGCGCGCTGCGCGTCTCCCTGGCGGCGGTACCGCGGCGCGGCCGCTGGTTCGCGGCCAAGATGACGTCGATCGCCCTGCCGGCGCTGGCCGTGGGGCTGGCGACCGCCGTCGCCTCCCTCCTCGCGGCCCGCGCGGGACTGGGCTCCGAGGCGGACGGCCTCACCGCGGGCGAGCAGGTCCGGGCGGTGGCGGGCTGCGCCGTCTACCTCACGCTGACGGCGCTGTTCGCCGCGGGCCTCACGACCGTGCTGCGCAGCGGTGTGGCCACCCTCTCCGTGCTGGTCCCCTTCATCCTCGTCGTGTCGTTCGTGATCGGTGACGGGGCCGGGACGGTCGTGGAGTTCCTGCCCGACAGAGCCGGGCAACTGGTCCTCCAGCAGACCCACGAGGGGATTCTGGGACCCTGGTCCGGTCTCGCCGTGACCGCCCTGTGGACGACCGCCGCCCTCCTCGCGGGCGTCTGGAGCCTGCGCCGCCGGGACGCCTGACCGGGAGTCGGCTGACGGCCCGCCAAGTGTCAGTGGCGGCGGGTTTACTGGACCCATGAACATCGCACAGCACATCGCGCTCATCGACGAGCTGTGCTTCCGCCCCTTCCCGGCGGAGCACGGTCCGTCGGACGTCGGCTTCGCCGGACCGGGCCACCACGTGGCGGTCCTGGAGAGCGCCCACGGCCTGCGGGACGGCGACCCCGCCGAGTGGGCGGTGACCGTGGACCAGTACGAGAAGGACCGCGACGCCGTCTACGAGCTGCTGGCCTCACGCTGGGGGGACGTCGCGCCCTGGAACCTGCAGACGGTCCTGCTGCGCACCGGTGCCGAGGAGATACCCGAGCCGTGGGCCTGGCTCGCCGCCCGCGCGGGTGTGGCCTGGCTGTGGGAGGTCCAGGGGACCGGCCGCTGGGTCGCGCTGGCGGTCGCCGACCGGGACGCCGGCGACGAGATCCAGCTGCTGGCGGTGGTCACGGAGACAGCCCCTCCCTGACCACGGCCGGCCCTACGTCCCCCGGCCGGTCGGCGTCACTCCGCCGCGGCCTCCCGCAGCCGCCCGAACTCCTCGGCCAGCGTCGCCGGTGTCCAGTGCGCGTTCAGCCCGCTCGGGTTGGGCAGCACCCACACCCGTGTGCCGCCGATCGTCCGCGCCTGCGGCCCCACGGCGGCCCCGCGGTCGTCGAACGCCGCCCGGTAGGCGGTGATGCCCACCACGGCCAGCCACCTCGGGCGCAGCCGGGCCACCTTGAGCGTCAGCAGCCGCCCGCCCTCGCGGTACTCCTCGGCGCTCAGCTCGTCGGCCCGCGCGGTCGCCCGCGCCACCACATTGGTGATGCCGAGCCCGTACGACAGCAGCTCCCGCTGCTCGGACGGCAGCAACAGCCGCGGCGTGAACCCGGAGCGGTGCAGGGCCGGCCAGAAGCGGTTGCCGGGGCGCGCGAAGTGGTGGCCCGTCGCGGCCGTCATCAGGCCCGGGTTGATGCCGCAGAACAGCACCCGCAGGCCGTCCGCGACCACGTCCGGCACCAGGCGGTCGCGGGCGGCCTCCAGCTGCTGCTGGGTGAAGCGGGTCAGAGGATCGCCCCGGGGGTGTACCCGGCGGCCTCCGGGTGCCGCTTCACGATCTCGTCGATCCTTCCGACGACGGTGGCGACCTGGTCGCTCGCCGCGCCCGTGAAGGACAGCTTGTCCGCCATCAGCGCCGCCAGCTCCGCCCGGCCGAGCGGCAGCCGCTCGTCGGCGGCGAGCTTGTCGAGCAGGTCGTTGCGCTCGGCGCCCTGCTCACGCATGGCCAGGGCGGTGGCGACGGCGTTCTCCTTGATCGCCTCGTGGGCGACCTCGCGGCCGACGCCCGCGCGCACCGCGCCCATCAGCACCTTGGTGGTGGCCAGGAACGGCAGGTAGCGGTCGAGCTCGCGGGCCACGACCGCCGGGAAGGCGCCGAACTCGTCGAGCACCGTCAGGAACGTCTCCAGCAGACCGTCCAGGGCGAAGAACGCGTCCGGAAGCGCGACCCGGCGCACCACCGAGCAGGACACGTCGCCCTCGTTCCACTGGTCGCCCGCCAGCTCGCCGGTCATCGAGGCGTAGCCGCGCAGGATCACCATCAGGCCGTTGACGCGCTCGCAGGAGCGGGTGTTCATCTTGTGCGGCATCGCGGAGGAACCGACCTGGCCCGGCTTGAAGCCCTCGGTGACCAGCTCGTGCCCGGCCATCAGCCGGACCGTCTTCGCCAGCGACGACGGCGCGGCGGCCAGCTGCACCAGCGCGGTGACGACCTCGTAGTCCAGCGAGCGCGGGTAGACCTGGCCCACCGAGGTGAACGCCTCCGAGAAGCCCAGGTGCCCGGCGATCCGCCGCTCCAGCTCCGACAGCTTGGCCGCGTCCCCGCCGAGCAGGTCCAGCATGTCCTGCGCCGTCCCCACCGGGCCCTTGATGCCGCGCAGCGGGTAGCGGCCGAGCAGCTCCTCCACCCGGCCGTACGCGACGAGCAGCTCGTCGGCGGCGGTCGCGAACCGCTTGCCGAGGGTGGTGGCCTGCGCGGCCACGTTGTGCGAGCGGCCGGCCATGACCAGCTCGCCGTACTCACCGGCCAGCCGGCCCAGACGCGCCAGCACGGCCACCGTGCGGTCGCGCATCAGCTCCAGCGAGAGCCGGATCTGCAACTGCTCCACGTTCTCGGTGAGGTCGCGGGAGGTCATGCCCTTGTGCACGTGCTCGTGCCCGGCGAGGTTGTTGAACTCCTCGATCCGCGCCTTCACGTCGTGCCGGGTGACCTTCTCGCGCTCGGCGATCGAGGCCAGGTCGACGGTGTCGAGGACGCGCTCGTAGTCGGCGATCGCCGCGTCCGGCACCTCGATCCCGAGATCCTTCTGGGCGCGCAGCACGGCGAGCCAGAGCTGCCGCTCGAGCTTCACCTTCTGCTCGGGCGACCAGAGCGTGGCGAGCTCGGCGGAGGCGTAGCGTCCGGCGAGGACGTTCGGGATGCGGGGCTTGGCGGGCGCAGAAGTCACGTGTACGGATTCTACTGGCGCATCGTGCAGGCCGGCGCCACGGGGTGGTTCGGCGGAAGCTACGAACGGCCTGGGTGCGGGGGACCGGTGCCGGGGGACCGGCGCCGCTAACCGATCTCGTACGGCAGCAGCTCGGGCCGCTTGGGCGGCAGCCCGTCGCCGGAGGAGCGGCCGGTGAGGCGGCGGCCTATCCACGGCAGCAGGTGCTGCCGGGCGAACCGGGCGTCCGCGACCCGGCGGGCCGCCCAGCGCGGCGGCAGCGTCGCCTCCGGGGGCAGGTGCCACTCGGGGTCCTCGGGCGGGTAGCCGAGGGTCTGCCAGACCGCCTCCGCGACCCTGCGGTGGCCCTCCGCGGTCAGGTGCAGCCGGTCCACGTCCCACAGCCGGGGGTCGCCGAGGGCGGGCGCCCCGTACAGGTCGACGACGAGTGCGCCGTGCCGCTCGGCGAGCTCGTCGACACAGGCGAACAGCGCCTCCATGCGCGGCCGGAACCGCTCCAGGACCGGCCCCTGGCGGCCGGGGCTGCGCATCAGCACCAGTTGCTCGCAGTGCGGGGCCAGCCGCTCCACGGCCTCGGTCAGCAGGTCCCGCACCCGCACCATGTCGCACTTGGGCCGCAGGGTGTCGTTGAGTCCGCCGACCAGGGTGACGACGTCGGCCCGCATGGCCGCCGCCGTCTCCACCTGCTCGTCGACGATCTGCTGGATCAGTTTGCCGCGCACCGCGAGGTTGGCGTAGCGGAAGCCGGGGGCGGCGGCCGCCATCCGCCCGGCGAGGAGGTCGGCCCAGCCGCGGTAGGTGCCGTCAGGGAGCCGGTCCGACATGCCCTCGGTGAAGGAGTCGCCGACGGCGACCAGGCTGGTGTGGGTGGGAATCGTCTGCATGGCGACAGAGATGGTATCCCGCGGCACATACCCGGCGGTCGGTCGGCCCGGGTCCGGGCCGACCGACCGGGTCGCGCGGCTCAGGTCCGCTGACCGAACAGCTTCTGGAGGACGTCCTCCATCGTCACCAGTCCGGACAGCCGCCCGTCGGTCCCGAGGACCGCCGCCAGGTGCGTACGGCTGCCCCGCATCGCAGTGAGGACGTCGTCCATCGGCGTGCCCTCCCGCACCCGAGCGATGGGCCGCATGTCGCGCAACCGGAACGGCAGGTCCCGCGGAGAGGCGTCGAGGGCGTCCTTCACGTGCAGATACCCCACGATCCGCCGCTGCCCGTCCACCACCGGGAAGCGGGAGAACCCGGACCGCGCCGACAACTCCTCCAGCCCCTCGGGGGTGACGCCCACGCTCGCGTAGACCACGCGCTCCAGCGGCATCACCACGTCCCGCACCGGCCGCCGGCCCAGCTCCAGCGCGTCGTGCAGCCGCTCCTGCGCGCGGTCGTCGATGAGGCCCGCCTCACTGGAGTCCTTCACGATCTGGGCCAGTTCGGCGTCGGAGAAGGAGGCGACCACCTCGTCCCGCGTCTGCACCCGCAGCAGCTTCAGCAGGGTGTTGGCGAAGGCGTTGATCGTGAAGATCACCGGGCGCAGCGCCCGGGACAGCGCCACCAGCGGCGGACCCAGCATCAGCGCGCTGCGCACCGGCTCGGCGAGCGCTATGTTCTTCGGCACCATCTCGCCGAGCAGCATGTGCAGGTACGTCGCCAGCGCCAGCGCGATGACGAAGGACACCGCGTGCCCCGCGCCCTCCGGCACGCCCACCGCGTGGAACGCCGGTTCCAGCAGGTGCTCGATGGCCGGCTCGGCGACGACACCGAGGACCAGGGT is a window from the Streptomyces capillispiralis genome containing:
- a CDS encoding ROK family transcriptional regulator, giving the protein MARLTGGDPSLLRRINSAVVLHALRATDCATLTEVTRVTGLSRPTVEGVVEGLIEAGLVVETAAEEGAARRQGRPARRFRFRAEAGHLLGLEIGVHRVAALLADLDGRVIGARAGDVDERVDADERLERLDAAIGELLDTAGVPRGSLRAVGVGTPGIVEADGTVRLGTALPGWTGLGLGERLGRSFKCPVLVENDANAAVVAEHWKGAARETDDVVFVLAGLSPGAGSLIGGRLHRGYGGAAGEIGALHLLGREATPETLLSTTDEPLHPLDEQAVAAVFAQAREGDQRALAAMDRFIHRLVHDVAALVLALDPELVVIGGWAAGLDGVLEPLRRELARYCLRPPRVALSHLGEAAVATGAVRLALDHVEEQLFAVEGTVTARR
- a CDS encoding response regulator transcription factor, with amino-acid sequence MPVTVLLVDDEPLVRAGLRAVLEAQPDIEVVGEAADGAAVIPLVRRLRPDVVAMDVRMPLLDGIEATRALLRTVDAPPKILVVTTFENDEYVYGALRAGADGFLLKRARPAEIVHAVRLVAEGESLLFPASVRRLAAEYGDGDRAARDLLERARLTEREGEVLRLMARGLTNAEIAARLVVGTETVKSHVSAVLAKLGARDRTQAVIAAYESGFVAPG
- a CDS encoding sensor histidine kinase, with protein sequence MVRIPGPFGRAVTYTRWLHLFIAVVWPAMWYLIDNTRMYLAAVLLALVGLVPAMRTVEGVQATGLLFGRRYDARDAEIVPAPSAGWADRGRTVVWLECRLFLGGAVSFLTVHLPMLAVDLANTARGGTADPSTFVQVPGRHWWHALLVPVPLLVLGAVVVGAGSLITALARQLLGPSPAARLAALEARTDRLLERSRIAHELHDSIGHALTVAVVQAGAARAAADPAFTDRALQAIEETGRAALEDLERVLGLLREPEKPVSGRPALVDAGRLLESARASGARVDAEVTGPLDTVPGPVSREGYRILQESLTNALRHAGAVPVRVRIHVADGTLLLEIRNPLARVAPGPVRGSGLRGIRERAALLGGRARTGPDGEGDWRVRVELPVR
- a CDS encoding ABC transporter ATP-binding protein — its product is MTSIDVQDLTKEYGTRRAVDHLTFRVHPGRVTGFLGPNGAGKSTTMRLVLGLDHPTSGTATVGGHAYATLAEPLRRVGALLDAQAAHGSRTGRDHLRVLAASNRIPDRRVDEVLEETGLTAVARRRVRTYSLGMRQRLGIAAALLGDPAVVVLDEPSNGLDPEGIVWIRTLLRRLADEGRTVLVSSHLMNETAAFADHLVVLGRGRLLADTPVREFIDTRVRPAVRVRTPDPAALRTVLARHGHEAVEHPDGHWTVPDARVDDIGRLASAAGVPILELAADEGTLEQAYLDLTAAETEFTAQRQEA
- a CDS encoding ABC transporter permease, with the translated sequence MQFAPVLRSEWLKIRTMRPLLGALLALFAATTAFSALAGVSDTSDPGFDPLFTSFSGVLPGQIAAISFGAVAVSSEFHNGALRVSLAAVPRRGRWFAAKMTSIALPALAVGLATAVASLLAARAGLGSEADGLTAGEQVRAVAGCAVYLTLTALFAAGLTTVLRSGVATLSVLVPFILVVSFVIGDGAGTVVEFLPDRAGQLVLQQTHEGILGPWSGLAVTALWTTAALLAGVWSLRRRDA
- the mug gene encoding G/U mismatch-specific DNA glycosylase, with the protein product MPDVVADGLRVLFCGINPGLMTAATGHHFARPGNRFWPALHRSGFTPRLLLPSEQRELLSYGLGITNVVARATARADELSAEEYREGGRLLTLKVARLRPRWLAVVGITAYRAAFDDRGAAVGPQARTIGGTRVWVLPNPSGLNAHWTPATLAEEFGRLREAAAE
- the purB gene encoding adenylosuccinate lyase — translated: MTSAPAKPRIPNVLAGRYASAELATLWSPEQKVKLERQLWLAVLRAQKDLGIEVPDAAIADYERVLDTVDLASIAEREKVTRHDVKARIEEFNNLAGHEHVHKGMTSRDLTENVEQLQIRLSLELMRDRTVAVLARLGRLAGEYGELVMAGRSHNVAAQATTLGKRFATAADELLVAYGRVEELLGRYPLRGIKGPVGTAQDMLDLLGGDAAKLSELERRIAGHLGFSEAFTSVGQVYPRSLDYEVVTALVQLAAAPSSLAKTVRLMAGHELVTEGFKPGQVGSSAMPHKMNTRSCERVNGLMVILRGYASMTGELAGDQWNEGDVSCSVVRRVALPDAFFALDGLLETFLTVLDEFGAFPAVVARELDRYLPFLATTKVLMGAVRAGVGREVAHEAIKENAVATALAMREQGAERNDLLDKLAADERLPLGRAELAALMADKLSFTGAASDQVATVVGRIDEIVKRHPEAAGYTPGAIL
- a CDS encoding SGNH/GDSL hydrolase family protein, whose amino-acid sequence is MQTIPTHTSLVAVGDSFTEGMSDRLPDGTYRGWADLLAGRMAAAAPGFRYANLAVRGKLIQQIVDEQVETAAAMRADVVTLVGGLNDTLRPKCDMVRVRDLLTEAVERLAPHCEQLVLMRSPGRQGPVLERFRPRMEALFACVDELAERHGALVVDLYGAPALGDPRLWDVDRLHLTAEGHRRVAEAVWQTLGYPPEDPEWHLPPEATLPPRWAARRVADARFARQHLLPWIGRRLTGRSSGDGLPPKRPELLPYEIG
- a CDS encoding hemolysin family protein, coding for MTAVQLLIGLATLVVNAFFVGAEFALISVRRSQIEPYADRGDRRAKSVLWGLEHVSALMAAAQLGITLCTLVLGVVAEPAIEHLLEPAFHAVGVPEGAGHAVSFVIALALATYLHMLLGEMVPKNIALAEPVRSALMLGPPLVALSRALRPVIFTINAFANTLLKLLRVQTRDEVVASFSDAELAQIVKDSSEAGLIDDRAQERLHDALELGRRPVRDVVMPLERVVYASVGVTPEGLEELSARSGFSRFPVVDGQRRIVGYLHVKDALDASPRDLPFRLRDMRPIARVREGTPMDDVLTAMRGSRTHLAAVLGTDGRLSGLVTMEDVLQKLFGQRT